From Rutidosis leptorrhynchoides isolate AG116_Rl617_1_P2 chromosome 3, CSIRO_AGI_Rlap_v1, whole genome shotgun sequence, a single genomic window includes:
- the LOC139900407 gene encoding uncharacterized protein gives MYHDLKPIYWWPIMKTDIVHFVEKCHICALVKAEHQKPYGSLSLLNILEWKWEHITMDFASLSELAELYVKEIVSRHGVSLSILSDRDSRLVSNFWNSLQQNLGTRFAGPEIVQMTTEKVTIALEKFKAARDRLEIMSEVLNDQTVVLDLLPELAGIHNTFNVCYMRKCKVEDEDQILPLKDLKSRLENSDIGKISFGHFWGDLSISERSRRDLRKIGDPLSQEGTDLYEVNPVSGRLCQDLLFVQHSIKGHIRCVWIVMQLNQQERLSVDSSPIS, from the exons ATGTATCATGATCTGAAACCGATTTATTGGTGGCCGATAATGAAGACAGATATCGTACATTTCGTGGAAAAATGCCATATTTGTGCAttagttaaagctgaacatcagaaaccatatggGTCTTTGAGTCTGTTAAATattctagaatggaaatgggagcacataacGATGGACTTT GCATCCTTAAGTGAACTCGCCgagttgtatgtgaaagaaatagttagcagACATGGTGTGTCATTATCGATTCTGtcagacagagattctagattAGTGTCAAATTTTTGGAACAGTCTACAACAAAATTTGGGTACGCGT TTTgcgggtcccgaaattgttcagatgaCAACAGAGAAGGTAACTATCGCTCTTGAAAAGTTTAAAGCGGCTAGAGATAGACTAGAAatt ATGAGTGAAGTTCTAAATGACCAGACCGTTGTACTTGATCTTCTGCCAgaattagccggtattcataataccttcaatGTATGTTACATGCGTAAGTGTAAGGTGGAAGATGAAGATCAGATTCTACCATTGAAGGACTTGAAG TCAAGGTTAGAGAATTCGGATATCGggaagatctcgtttggacatttttggggAGATCTCAGCATCTCAGAAAGATCTCGGAGAGATCTCAg GAAGATTGGGGACCCACTGTCTCAGGAAGGTACTGATCTGTATGAGGTCAACCCTGTCTCAGGAAGGTTATGTCAGGATCTGCTGTTTGTTCAGCATAGCATAAAAGGACACATTCGTTGCGTCTGGATAGTTATGCAGTTGAATCAGCAGGAGAGACTATcagtagactctagcccgatcagttAG